The following coding sequences lie in one Microtus ochrogaster isolate Prairie Vole_2 chromosome 6, MicOch1.0, whole genome shotgun sequence genomic window:
- the Nucks1 gene encoding nuclear ubiquitous casein and cyclin-dependent kinase substrate 1 isoform X2, whose protein sequence is MSRPVRNRKVVDYSQFQESDDADEDYGRDSGPPAKKIRSSPREAKNKRRSGKNSQEDSEDSEEKDVKTKKDDSHSADDSEDEKDDHKNVRQQRQAASKAASKQREMLLEDVGSEEEPEDDDETPFQENSGSDEDFLMEDDDDSDYGSSKKKNKKMVKKSKPERKEKKMPKPRLKATVTPSPVKGKGKVGRPTASKASKDKTPSPKEEDEEAESPPEKKTSASPPLEKSGDEGSEDEAPSGED, encoded by the exons ATGTCTCGGCCTGTCAG AAATAGAAAGGTCGTGGATTACTCACAGTTTCAGGAATCAGATGATGCAG ATGAAGATTATGGAAGAGATTCAGGCCCTCCTGCTAAGAAAATTCGGTCATCTCCCCGCgaagctaaaaataaaaggcGATCTGGAAAGAATTCACAAGAAGACAG TGAAGACTCAGAAGAAAAAGATGTGAAGACTAAGAAGGACGATTCTCACTCAGCAG ATGACAGTGAAGATGAAAAAGATGATCATAAAAATGTACGCCAGCAACGACAGGCAGCATCCAAAGCAGCTTCTAAGCAGCGAGAGATGCTCTTGGAAGATGTTGGCAGTGAGGAAGAGCCAGAAGATGACGATGAGACACCTTTCCAGGAGA ATTCTGGCAGCGATGAAGATTTCCTAATGGAAGACGATGATGATAGTGATTATGGcagttcaaaaaagaaaaacaaaaagatggttAAGAAGTCCaaacctgaaagaaaagaaaagaaaatgcccaaaCCTAGACTAAAGGCTACAG TGACGCCAAGTCCTGTGAAAGGCAAAGGAAAAGTGGGTCGCCCCACAGCTTCAAAGGCATCAAAGGATAAAACTCCTTCTCCcaaagaagaggatgaggaagcaGAAAGCCCTCCAGAAAAGAAGACTTCTGCAAGCCCCCCACTTGAGAAGTCTGGAGATGAAGGGTCTGAAGATGAAGCCCCATCTGGGGAAGATTAA
- the Nucks1 gene encoding nuclear ubiquitous casein and cyclin-dependent kinase substrate 1 isoform X1, with amino-acid sequence MSRPVRNRKVVDYSQFQESDDADEDYGRDSGPPAKKIRSSPREAKNKRRSGKNSQEDSEDSEEKDVKTKKDDSHSADDSEDEKDDHKNVRQQRQAASKAASKQREMLLEDVGSEEEPEDDDETPFQEKDSGSDEDFLMEDDDDSDYGSSKKKNKKMVKKSKPERKEKKMPKPRLKATVTPSPVKGKGKVGRPTASKASKDKTPSPKEEDEEAESPPEKKTSASPPLEKSGDEGSEDEAPSGED; translated from the exons ATGTCTCGGCCTGTCAG AAATAGAAAGGTCGTGGATTACTCACAGTTTCAGGAATCAGATGATGCAG ATGAAGATTATGGAAGAGATTCAGGCCCTCCTGCTAAGAAAATTCGGTCATCTCCCCGCgaagctaaaaataaaaggcGATCTGGAAAGAATTCACAAGAAGACAG TGAAGACTCAGAAGAAAAAGATGTGAAGACTAAGAAGGACGATTCTCACTCAGCAG ATGACAGTGAAGATGAAAAAGATGATCATAAAAATGTACGCCAGCAACGACAGGCAGCATCCAAAGCAGCTTCTAAGCAGCGAGAGATGCTCTTGGAAGATGTTGGCAGTGAGGAAGAGCCAGAAGATGACGATGAGACACCTTTCCAGGAGA aaGATTCTGGCAGCGATGAAGATTTCCTAATGGAAGACGATGATGATAGTGATTATGGcagttcaaaaaagaaaaacaaaaagatggttAAGAAGTCCaaacctgaaagaaaagaaaagaaaatgcccaaaCCTAGACTAAAGGCTACAG TGACGCCAAGTCCTGTGAAAGGCAAAGGAAAAGTGGGTCGCCCCACAGCTTCAAAGGCATCAAAGGATAAAACTCCTTCTCCcaaagaagaggatgaggaagcaGAAAGCCCTCCAGAAAAGAAGACTTCTGCAAGCCCCCCACTTGAGAAGTCTGGAGATGAAGGGTCTGAAGATGAAGCCCCATCTGGGGAAGATTAA